In Drosophila subpulchrella strain 33 F10 #4 breed RU33 chromosome 3R, RU_Dsub_v1.1 Primary Assembly, whole genome shotgun sequence, the following are encoded in one genomic region:
- the LOC119545646 gene encoding protein crumbs isoform X7, protein MAIIANASPPQQQQQPRQQQKQRLTTTTTKAAAATTTAASAETTTTARSRDRTKSAAQITSHLLKRAISVYSSPQWITLFILIYLATDVASVAVPTKEAYFNGSTYLRLTTPMPIWDHSAISFRSCRGGEILAQQYNKNSIVISVLNDFLQISLAGPAVHGPNNRLDVKLPYQLLDNRWHTLQFKYEYGNLYLHVDRAASIFANSTYNSQFLTNQDIGYKDAILILGNSFSGCLLDGPGLQFVNNSTVQNVVFGVCPLTPGPCSDHDLFTRLPDNYCLNDPCMGHGTCSSSPEGYECRCTARYSGKNCQKDNGSPCAKNPCENGGSCLENSRGDYQCFCDPNHSGQHCETEVNIHPLCQTNPCLNNGACVVLGGSGALACECPKGYAGARCEVDTDECASQPCQNNGSCIDRINGFSCDCSGTGYSGAFCQTNVDECDKNPCLNGGRCFDTYGWYTCQCLDGWGGEICDRPMTCQTQQCLNGGTCLDKAIGFQCLCPPEYTGELCQIAPSCAQQCPIDSECVGGKCVCKPGSSGYNCQTSTGDGASALALTPINCNATNGKCLNGGTCSMNGTHCYCAVGYSGDRCEKAESCSPLNCQEPMVCVQNQCLCPENKVCNQCATQPCQNGGECVDLPNGDYECKCTRGWTGRTCGNDVDECTLHPKICGNGICKNEKGSYKCYCTPGFTGVHCDSDVDECLSFPCLNGATCHNKINAYECVCQPGYEGENCEVDIDECGSNPCSNGSTCIDKINNFTCNCIPGMTGRICDIDIDDCVGDPCLNGGQCIDQLGGFRCDCSGTGYEGENCELNIDECLSNPCTNGAKCLDKVKDYFCDCHRGYKGKNCEEDINECESNPCQYNGNCLERSNMTIYQMNRIMDLPKVFSQPFTFENASGYECVCVPGIIGKNCEININECDSNPCSKHGSCNDGIGTYTCECEPGFEGTHCEINIDECDRYNPCQRGTCYDQIDDYDCDCDANYGGKNCSVLLKGCEENPCLNGGACLPYLVNEVTHLYNCTCENGFQGDKCEKTTTLSMVATSLISVTTEREEGYDINLQFRTTLPNGVLAFGTTGEKNEPVSYILELINGRLNLHSSLLNKWEGVFIGSKLNDSNWHKVFVAINTSHLVLSANDEQAIFPVGSYETANNSQPSFPRTYLGGTIPNLKSYLRHLTHQPSAFVGCMQDIMVNGKWIFPDEQSANVSYTKLENVQSGCPRTEQCKPNPCHSNGECTDLWHTFACHCPRPFFGHTCQHNMTAATFGHENTTHSAVIVETTDVARRAIRSILDISMFIRTREPTGQVFYLGTDPRKAPTKNIGDSYVAAKLHGGELLVKMQFSGTPEAYTVGGQKLDNGYNHLIEVVRNQTLVQVKLNGTEYFRKTLSTTGLLDAQVLYLGGPAPTRESLLGATTEPGFSAVPGAGVPIEDTTVPKEADDSRDYFKGIIQDVKVSNGSLNLIVEMYSLNVTDVQVNAKPLGAVTIDRASVLPGEVSDDLCRKNPCRHNAECRNTWNDYSCKCPNGYKGKDCQEIEFCQLVTCPGQSVCQNLDDGYECLTNITFTGQERSPLAFFYFQEPPPEEIVGEAAPKQTLKPVIDIAFRTRAGGTLLYIDNVDGFFEIGVNGGRVTITWKLSALHFGESARFEKENTDGEWSRIYLRAHNGKLEGGWKGWESMVDPAPAFSTDIDQAAFQSVIASSTQVYLGGMPESRQARGSTLSAQQGSQFKGCVGEARVGDLLLPYFSNAELYPRTENVSVQLKAQFRLNTTRPEEGCILCFQADCKNAGFCQAPSDEYACTCQAGFEGDDCGTDIDECLNTECMNNGTCINQVAAFYCECQPGFEGQHCEQNIDECADQPCHNGGNCTDLIAAYLCDCPEDYTGPQCDVLKQMTCENEPCRNGSTCQNGFNASTGNNFTCTCFPGFEGPLCDIPFCELTPCDNGGLCLTTGVAPMCKCSLGYTGRLCEQDINECESNPCQNGGQCKDLVGRYECECQGTGFEGVRCENDIDECSLDRDYCGGLGRCFNKPGSFQCICQKPYCGAYCNFTDPCNATDLCSNGGRCVESCGAKPDYYCECTEGFAGKNCTAPITAKEDGPSTTDIAIIVIPVVVVLLLIAGALLGTFLVMARNKRATRGTYSPSAQEYCNPRLEMDNVLKPPPEERLI, encoded by the exons CCAACTCCACGTACAACAGTCAGTTCCTGACGAACCAGGACATCGGCTACAAGGATGCCATCTTGATACTGGGCAACTCCTTCTCTGGCTGTCTCCTGGACGGACCTGGTCTGCAGTTCGTGAACAACTCCACGGTGCAGAATGTGGTCTTTGGCGTCTGCCCACTGACTCCGGGTCCCTGCAGCGATCACGACCTGTTCACCCGACTGCCGGACAACTATTGCCTGAATGATCCCTGCATGGGCCATGGAACCTGCTCGTCCAGTCCCGAGGGCTACGAATGTCGGTGCACGGCCCGTTATTCGGGAAAGAATTGCCAGAAGGACAATGGATCACCGTGTGCCAAGAATCCGTGTGAGAACGGTGGCTCCTGCCTGGAGAACTCTCGCGGAGATTACCAGTGCTTCTGTGATCCCAACCACAGTGGTCAGCACTGCGAGACGGAGGTGAATATTCATCCACTCTGCCAGACCAATCCCTGCCTGAACAATGGAGCCTGCGTGGTCCTTGGAGGAAGTGGAGCGTTGGCCTGCGAGTGTCCCAAGGGATATGCGGGTGCCAGGTGCGAGGTGGACACGGATGAGTGTGCCTCGCAGCCGTGCCAGAATAATGGGAGCTGCATCGATAGGATCAATGGATTCAGCTGCGACTGCAGTGGCACCGGCTACTCGGGTGCCTTTTGCCAGACGAACGTGGATGAGTGCGACAAGAATCCGTGCCTGAATGGCGGCAGATGCTTCGATACCTATGGATGGTACACCTGCCAGTGTCTGGATGGCTGGGGCGGTGAGATTTGCGATCGACCCATGACCTGTCAGACGCAGCAGTGTCTGAACGGAGGAACCTGCCTGGACAAGGCCATCGGCTTCCAGTGCCTCTGTCCGCCGGAGTACACTGGGGAACTGTGCCAAATTGCACCCAGCTGCGCCCAGCAGTGTCCCATCGACTCGGAGTGCGTCGGCGGCAAGTGCGTGTGTAAGCCAGGCTCATCGG GTTACAACTGTCAAACGAGCACGGGCGATGGAGCGTCTGCTTTGGCCCTGACCCCCATCAACTGTAATGCCACCAATGGCAAGTGCCTGAATGGAGGCACCTGCTCCATGAACGGAACCCATTGCTACTGTGCCGTAGGCTACTCCGGAGATCGTTGCGAGAAGGCCGAAAGCTGCTCCCCACTCAACTGCCAGGAGCCGATGGTATGTGTCCAGAACCAGTGCCTCTGTCCGGAGAACAAGGTGTGCAACCAGTGCGCCACCCAACCCTGCCAGAATGGAGGAGAATGCGTGGATCTACCAAATGGAGATTACGAGTGCAAGTGCACGCGAGGATGGACTGGACGAACTTGTGGCAACGACGTCGACGAATGCACCCTGCATCCGAAGATCTGCGGCAATGGCATCTGCAAGAACGAGAAGGGATCGTACAAGTGCTATTGCACACCCGGATTCACCGGAGTCCACTGCGATTCGGACGTGGACGAGTGTCTCAGTTTTCCCTGCCTCAACGGCGCCACGTGCCACAACAAG ATCAATGCCTACGAATGTGTTTGCCAGCCAGGATACGAGGGCGAGAACTGCGAAGTGGATATCGATGAGTGCGGCAGTAATCCCTGCTCGAACGGGTCCACATGCATCGACAAGATCAACAATTTCACCTGCAACTGCATCCCGGGAATGACGGGTCGCATCTGTGACATCGACATAGACGACTGTGTGGGAGATCCCTGTCTGAATGGGGGCCAATGCATCGACCAGTTGGGTGGCTTCCGGTGCGATTGCAGTGGCACAGGTTACGAGGGAGAGAATTGTGAGCTGAACATCGACGAATGCCTCTCAAATCCGTGCACAAATGGAGCCAAGTGTCTGGATAAGGTGAAGGACTACTTCTGCGATTGCCACAGGGGCTACAAGGGCAAGAATTGTGAAGAGGACATTAACGAGTGCGAGAGTAATCCCTGTCAGTACAATGGAAATTGTCTGGAGCGGTCCAATATGACGATCTACCAGATGAACCGGATCATGGATCTGCCTAAGGTGTTTAGTCAGCCCTTCACTTTTGAGAATGCCAGCGG ATATGAGTGCGTCTGTGTGCCAGGCATTATTGGTAAAAACTGTGAGATCAACATAAACGAATGCGATAGCAATCCCTGCAGCAAACATGGAAGCTGTAACGATGGG ATTGGCACCTATACCTGCGAGTGTGAACCTGGATTCGAGGGCACCCACTGCGAGATCAACATAGATGAGTGCGATCGCTATAATCCTTGCCAAAGAGGCACTTGTTATGACCAGATAGATGATTACGACTGCGACTGTGATGCGAACTATGGAGGAAAGAACTgttctgttcttcttaaggGTTGTGAAGAAAAT CCTTGTTTAAATGGCGGCGCCTGCTTGCCCTACCTGGTCAACGAGGTAACCCACCTGTACAACTGCACCTGTGAGAACGGTTTCCAGGGTGATAAATGCGAGAAGACCACAACCCTTTCCATGGTGGCTACCAGTTTGATTTCGGTGACCACGGAACGCGAGGAGGGCTACGACATTAATCTGCAATTCAGGACCACTCTACCAAATGGAGTTTTGGCCTTTGGAACAACGGGCGAGAAGAATGAGCCAGTTAGTTATATTCTGGAACTGATCAACGGACGACTGAATCTCCATTCATCGCTGCTGAACAAGTGGGAGGGAGTCTTCATTGGCTCAAAGCTGAACGACAGCAACTGGCACAAGGTGTTTGTGGCCATCAACACTTCGCATTTAGTGCTTTCGGCCAACGACGAGCAGGCCATCTTTCCGGTGGGCTCCTACGAGACTGCCAACAACAGTCAGCCCTCGTTCCCACGAACCTATCTGGGCGGCACCATTCCCAATCTGAAGTCCTATCTGCGCCACCTCACCCACCAGCCGTCAGCCTTTGTGGGCTGCATGCAGGACATTATGGTCAATGGGAAATGGATCTTTCCCGATGAGCAGAGTGCTAATGTTAGCTATACCAAGCTGGAGAATGTCCAGAGCGGATGTCCACGCACGGAGCAATGCAAACCGAACCCCTGCCATTCGAATGGGGAGTGCACGGATCTGTGGCACACCTTCGCATGCCATTGTCCAAGACCCTTCTTCGGGCACACCTGTCAGCATA ATATGACTGCAGCCACTTTTGGCCACGAGAACACTACGCACTCGGCTGTGATTGTGGAGACAACGGATGTCGCCAGGCGGGCCATTCGATCTATCCTGGACATTTCCATGTTCATCCGAACCCGTGAGCCCACTGGTCAAGTCTTCTACTTGGGCACCGATCCTCGCAAGGCCCCCACTAAAA ATATTGGCGACTCTTATGTGGCTGCCAAACTGCATGGCGGCGAGCTGCTGGTGAAGATGCAATTTAGTGGCACACCGGAGGCCTACACCGTCGGTGGCCAGAAGCTGGACAACGGCTACAACCACCTGATCGAGGTGGTGCGCAACCAGACGCTCGTGCAGGTCAAGCTCAATGGTACCGAGTACTTCCGCAAGACGCTGTCGACGACGGGTCTGCTGGACGCACAGGTGCTCTATTTGGGCGGACCTGCCCCCACACGCGAGTCCCTTCTGGGAGCGACCACGGAGCCGGGTTTTTCGGCAGTTCCGGGAGCAGGAGTACCCATCGAGGACACCACGGTGCCCAAGGAAGCGGATGACAGCAGGGACTACTTTAAGGGCATTATTCAGGACGTGAAGGTGAGCAATGGCTCACTCAACTTGATTGTGGAGATGTATTCGCTGAACGTCACGGACGTCCAAGTGAATGCGAAGCCACTAGGCGCTGTGACCATCGATCGCGCCTCTGTGTTGCCCGGCGAGGTGTCCGATGACCTGTGCCGGAAGAATCCCTGCCGCCACAATGCTGAGTGCAGGAACACATGGAACGACTACAGCTGCAAGTGTCCCAATGGCTACAAGGGCAAGGATTGCCAGGAGATCGAGTTCTGCCAACTGGTCACCTGTCCGGGCCAGAGCGTGTGCCAAAATCTGGACGATGGTTACGAGTGTCTGACCAACATCACGTTTACGGGTCAGGAACGCTCCCCGCTAGCCTTCTTCTACTTCCAAGAGCCACCGCCAGAGGAGATCGTGGGTGAAGCGGCTCCCAAGCAGACTCTTAAGCCGGTCATCGATATAGCCTTCCGCACTCGTGCTGGCGGAACTCTTCTGTACATCGACAATGTGGACGGATTCTTTGAGATTGGTGTAAACGGAGGTCGAGTGACCATCACCTGGAAGCTCAGCGCTTTACACTTCGGCGAGTCCGCTCGCTTCGAGAAGGAGAACACGGATGGAGAGTGGAGTCGCATTTACCTAAGGGCCCACAATGGCAAACTAGAGGGCGGCTGGAAGGGCTGGGAATCGATGGTGGATCCGGCGCCAGCCTTCTCCACGGATATTGACCAAGCCGCCTTTCAGTCAGTGATCGCCTCCAGCACTCAGGTTTATCTGGGTGGCATGCCGGAATCCCGGCAAGCTCGAGGTTCAACTCTGTCTGCCCAGCAGGGCTCCCAGTTCAAGGGCTGTGTGGGCGAGGCGAGGGTGGGTGATCTTCTGCTGCCCTACTTCTCCAATGCCGAGCTATATCCGCGCACCGAAAATGTTTCAGTGCAGCTAAAGGCCCAATTCCGACTGAACACCACGCGTCCGGAGGAGGGCTGCATACTGTGCTTCCAGGCGGACTGCAAGAATGCCGGCTTCTGCCAAGCTCCATCCGATGAGTACGCCTGCACCTGCCAGGCTGGATTCGAGGGCGATGATTGCGGCACGGACATCGACGAGTGCCTGAATACAGAGTGCATGAATAATGGAACCTGCATCAACCAGGTGGCGGCCTTCTACTGCGAGTGCCAGCCAGGATTCGAGGGTCAGCACTGCGAGCAGAACATAGACGAGTGTGCGGATCAGCCGTGCCACAATGGTGGCAACTGCACGGATCTGATCGCCGCTTACTTGTGCGACTGTCCGGAGGATTACACTGGTCCCCAGTGCGACGTGCTCAAGCAGATGACTTGCGAGAACGAGCCGTGCAGGAACGGATCCACCTGCCAGAATGGATTTA ATGCTTCGACTGGCAACAACTTCACCTGCACCTGCTTTCCCGGTTTCGAGGGCCCACTTTGTGACATTCCCTTCTGTGAACTGACGCCCTGCGATAATGGTGGCCTCTGTCTGACTACAGGAGTG GCTCCCATGTGCAAGTGCAGCCTGGGCTACACGGGTCGTCTGTGCGAGCAGGACATCAACGAGTGCGAATCGAATCCCTGCCAGAACGGAGGCCAGTGCAAGGATCTCGTTGGCAGGTACGAGTGCGAATGTCAAGGCACCGGATTCGAGGGCGTTCGCTGTGAAAACGACATCGACGAGTGCAGCTTGGACCGCGATTATTGCGGCGGATTGGGTCGGTGCTTCAACAAGCCCGGTTCCTTCCAGTGCATCTGCCAGAAGCCCTATTGCGGCGCCTACTGCAACTTCACGGATCCCTGTAACGCCACGGATCTCTGCTCCAACGGCGGTCGCTGCGTGGAGTCCTGTGGCGCCAAGCCAGACTACTACTGCGAGTGCACGGAAGGATTCGCGGGCAAGAACTGCACGGCACCG ATCACGGCCAAGGAAGATGGACCCTCGACGACAGACATCGCAATCATTGTTATTCCCGTGGTGGTGGTACTGCTGCTCATCGCGGGAGCCCTGCTGGGCACCTTCCTGGTAATGGCCAGGAACAAGCGGGCCACCAGGGGCACCTACAGCCCCAGCGCCCAGGAGTACTGCAACCCGAGGCTGGAAATGGACAACGTGCTGAAGCCACCGCCGGAAGAGCGACTTATTTAG